From one Lineus longissimus chromosome 3, tnLinLong1.2, whole genome shotgun sequence genomic stretch:
- the LOC135484263 gene encoding uncharacterized protein LOC135484263 isoform X1, with product MLKEATSILKQAVDEGRTDIIKSVISACGFTETEQDIKDHLLNSLSTDYGTILHLATKKGQTDIIRALLASGADPCIQNTDSQTPLDLAESTHVQHVYNEELLQAAAQSDIGKVCQLIAAGVNVNLIDSEENRNTPLHWAASFGDRKVIRSLCSRGANVNAINSQGATPLHDAVKRGSCPEVEELIFCGADPTIKATSGKYSGSSPIDLAKGNVQLLEVLKKQPIIPMNTMANGSISDKIILAKMSRSDSLDSSITNDVESLHSPRLVIENGPPGDEEVASSTPVKGDEDVIVSTPVEGDKVVTTSTPVKQSTSVEKICDLQNQSQVTTPPPPLVTDERLNNLWPQPQKIVQKDGKPFRPSEVLHFYIAEGVTKGSAHRILDILNLKKEELNGLAYEQDVNIAPKRFTTADFPVVCHINEQLFARSECYRLTITEHQIKITASDPCGFFYGLNTLIQLLRLCSREDGIPALQIHDWPSMKYRGVLLDFSKGRVPNIDTAKNLLGILSSLKINMVYLYTRFNAPNSQKWQFVYSKSDLLTLEKFCLERFIDLVPVLDVSPSVSYPDLSDLYYDIQEFISCFVSTRFISLGPRMSSFLLDTTEDDALVLDDAQKLLPLLRSHTPQVCAFVFHENLEAMQDIIPPDMMLLEFGFQADYNFHKYSKEYAEIGLPFVICPGTAAWNSLAGCPEAAIGNIYNAVKAASSHNALGVSVCHWAGVGHMTHQPFSWPGLVISAGLSWNSTSHWDYLHANLAQLLNNFVFFDEGSVMGQVILELGRAETYVIRCSRNQHDKTLKNPDNLDPAMQGPKTLLYTTGNDNSNLPAENGSTLAMLLSHPDEVTLDLLTAEIFQKTMRHIRKCQSEVQKAKLKCAQSEHIISEVQLTADLMLFACRVGRSLANIGRNPGAAADAAGLAVINVGIANLLPTTKTDLANRLLGLVEDYKKNWSLRNVSQSLQSSLTALTSIFKALVPEGQLAEP from the exons atgttgaaagaagCAACTTCTATTCTCAAACAAGCGGTTGATGAAGGTCGGACGGATATAATAAAGTCTGTCATATCTGCAT GTGGCTTTACAGAAACTGAGCAAGATATAAAAGATCATCTTTTGAATAGTCTGTCAACAGATTATGGAACGATACTCCACCTAGCAACAAAG AAGGGGCAGACAGACATAATCCGTGCTTTACTGGCCAGCGGTGCCGACCCATGCATTCAGAACACTGACAGTCAAACACCACTGGACTTGGCTGAAAGTACGCATGTGCAGCATGTCTACAATGAAGAGTTGCTACAGGCAGCAGCTCAGTCTGA TATTGGTAAAGTGTGTCAGCTGATTGCAGCAGGCGTCAACGTTAATCTCATAGACAGCGAAGAAAACCGAAACACCCCTCTTCATTGGGCAGCAAGCTTTGGAGATAGAAAGGTCATTCGATCTCTGTGCT CTCGGGGTGCTAATGTAAATGCCATTAACAGCCAAGGTGCTACTCCGTTACATGATGCAGTAAAGCGAGGAAGTTGTCCGGAAGTAGAAGAATTAATATTCTGTGGGGCAGATCCAACCATAAAAGCAACTTCTGG AAAGTACTCTGGTTCCTCGCCTATTGATCTTGCCAAGGGTAACGTGCAGTTACTAGAAGTGttaaagaaacaaccaatcatACCTATGAACACTATGGCAAACGGCAGCATTTCGGATAAAATAA TCCTGGCAAAGATGTCTCGGAGTGATTCTCTGGACTCGTCAATAACCAATGACGTCGAGAGTCTACATTCGCCAAGACTTGTGATTGAAAATGGGCCACCTGGCGATGAGGAGGTGGCCTCATCTACACCCGTCAAAGGAGATGAGGATGTAATCGTATCTACACCAGTCGAAGGAGACAAAGTGGTGACCACATCTACACCAGTCAAACAATCTACAAGCGTAGAAAAG ATCTGTGATCTCCAGAACCAGAGTCAAGTTACCACACCACCGCCCCCATTAGTAACGGACGAGAGACTTAATAACCTTTGGCCCCAACCACAGAAGATAGTCCAAAAAGATGGCAAGCCTTTCAGACCATCTGAAGTATTACATTTCTATATAGCAGAGGGCGTTACAAAGG GTTCTGCCCATAGGATTCTCGACATCCTCAATTTGAAGAAGGAAGAACTGAATGGCTTGGCCTATGAACAAGATGTAAACATAGCGCCAAAGAGATTTACAACGGCAGATTTTCCAGTCGTCTGCCACATCAATGAACAGCTGTTTGCAAGATCCGAATGTTACAGATTGACCATCACTGAGCATCAG ATAAAAATCACCGCATCAGACCCATGTGGATTCTTTTATGGTCTGAATACGCTCATCCAGCTGTTAAGATTGTGTTCGCGTGAAGATGGCATCCCAGCTTTACAG ATCCACGATTGGCCAAGTATGAAGtatagaggtgtcctgcttGACTTCTCCAAAGGAAGAGTACCAAACATAGACACTGCCAAGAATCTACTGGGAATTCTTTCAAGCTTGAAGATCAACATG GTATATCTGTATACAAGATTTAACGCCCCGAATAGTCAGAAGTGGCAATTTGTCTACTCAAAAAG TGATTTATTGACTCTGGAGAAATTCTGCCTTGAGAGATTTATCGACCTGGTGCCTGTACTTGACGTGTCTCCGTCAGTGAGTTACCCTGATCTCAGCGACCTCTATTATGATATACAGGAATTCATCAGCTGTTTTGTCAGTACAAG GTTTATTAGCCTAGGTCCAAGAATGAGTAGCTTTCTCCTCGACACAACTGAAGATGATGCATTAGTCCTAGATGATGCCCAGAAGTTACTCCCCCTGCTAAGAAGTCACACACCTCAAGTTTGCGCCTTTGTATTCCATGAAAATCTCGAGGCTATGCAAGATATTATTCCGCCAGATATGATGCTTTTGGAATTTGGATTTCAG gCTGATTATAATTTTCATAAGTACTCCAAAGAATATGCAGAGATTGGCCTTCCATTTGTGATATGCCCTGGCACGGCCGCCTGGAATAGCCTCGCTGGATGTCCAGAAGCAGCGATTGGTAATATCTACAACGCGGTGAAAGCTGCCTCGTCCCATAATGCATTAGGAGTGAGCGTATGTCATTGGGCAGGTGTTGGACATATGACGCATCAGCCATTCAGCTGGCCTGGACTTGTCATATCTGCAGGACTTTCGTGGAATTCAACTTCTCATTGG GATTACTTACATGCCAACTTGGCTCAGTTGCTAAACAACTTCGTGTTCTTTGATGAAGGGTCAGTTATGGGCCAGGTCATCCTCGAGTTGGGCCGGGCCGAGACGTATGTGATACGGTGCTCAAGAAATCAGCATG ACAAAACGCTTAAAAACCCTGACAATCTTGACCCTGCTATGCAGGGGCCAAAGACCCTGTTGTACACCACTG GTAATGACAACAGTAACCTGCCAGCGGAAAATGGTTCAACCCTGGCCATGCTCTTGTCTCATCCAGATGAAGTCACGTTAGATCTGTTAACTGCTGAAATATTCCAG AAGACCATGCGACATATCCGTAAATGTCAGAGTGAGGTCCAGAAGGCCAAGTTGAAGTGTGCTCAATCAGAACATATCATCTCAGAGGTCCAGCTGACAGCGGATCTGATGCTGTTTGCTTGCAG GGTTGGACGGTCCCTTGCCAACATCGGCCGTAACCCAGGTGCTGCTGCTGACGCGGCAGGACTGGCTGTGATAAATGTGGGTATCGCTAACTTGCTGCCAACGACCAAGACCGACTTGGCTAACAG GTTGTTGGGCTTAGTCGAAGACTACAAGAAGAACTGGAGCCTAAGGAATGTTAGCCAGAGCCTACAGTCCTCTCTCACTGCCCTGACATCAATCTTCAAGGCACTAGTACCAGAGGGACAACTTGCAGAACCTTGA
- the LOC135484263 gene encoding uncharacterized protein LOC135484263 isoform X2 → MLKEATSILKQAVDEGRTDIIKSVISACGFTETEQDIKDHLLNSLSTDYGTILHLATKKGQTDIIRALLASGADPCIQNTDSQTPLDLAESTHVQHVYNEELLQAAAQSDIGKVCQLIAAGVNVNLIDSEENRNTPLHWAASFGDRKVIRSLCSRGANVNAINSQGATPLHDAVKRGSCPEVEELIFCGADPTIKATSGKYSGSSPIDLAKGNVQLLEVLKKQPIIPMNTMANGSISDKIILAKMSRSDSLDSSITNDVESLHSPRLVIENGPPGDEEVASSTPVKGDEDVIVSTPVEGDKVVTTSTPVKQSTSVEKICDLQNQSQVTTPPPPLVTDERLNNLWPQPQKIVQKDGKPFRPSEVLHFYIAEGVTKGSAHRILDILNLKKEELNGLAYEQDVNIAPKRFTTADFPVVCHINEQLFARSECYRLTITEHQIKITASDPCGFFYGLNTLIQLLRLCSREDGIPALQIHDWPSMKYRGVLLDFSKGRVPNIDTAKNLLGILSSLKINMVYLYTRFNAPNSQKWQFVYSKSDLLTLEKFCLERFIDLVPVLDVSPSVSYPDLSDLYYDIQEFISCFVSTRFISLGPRMSSFLLDTTEDDALVLDDAQKLLPLLRSHTPQVCAFVFHENLEAMQDIIPPDMMLLEFGFQADYNFHKYSKEYAEIGLPFVICPGTAAWNSLAGCPEAAIGNIYNAVKAASSHNALGVSVCHWAGVGHMTHQPFSWPGLVISAGLSWNSTSHWDYLHANLAQLLNNFVFFDEGSVMGQVILELGRAETYVIRCSRNQHGNDNSNLPAENGSTLAMLLSHPDEVTLDLLTAEIFQKTMRHIRKCQSEVQKAKLKCAQSEHIISEVQLTADLMLFACRVGRSLANIGRNPGAAADAAGLAVINVGIANLLPTTKTDLANRLLGLVEDYKKNWSLRNVSQSLQSSLTALTSIFKALVPEGQLAEP, encoded by the exons atgttgaaagaagCAACTTCTATTCTCAAACAAGCGGTTGATGAAGGTCGGACGGATATAATAAAGTCTGTCATATCTGCAT GTGGCTTTACAGAAACTGAGCAAGATATAAAAGATCATCTTTTGAATAGTCTGTCAACAGATTATGGAACGATACTCCACCTAGCAACAAAG AAGGGGCAGACAGACATAATCCGTGCTTTACTGGCCAGCGGTGCCGACCCATGCATTCAGAACACTGACAGTCAAACACCACTGGACTTGGCTGAAAGTACGCATGTGCAGCATGTCTACAATGAAGAGTTGCTACAGGCAGCAGCTCAGTCTGA TATTGGTAAAGTGTGTCAGCTGATTGCAGCAGGCGTCAACGTTAATCTCATAGACAGCGAAGAAAACCGAAACACCCCTCTTCATTGGGCAGCAAGCTTTGGAGATAGAAAGGTCATTCGATCTCTGTGCT CTCGGGGTGCTAATGTAAATGCCATTAACAGCCAAGGTGCTACTCCGTTACATGATGCAGTAAAGCGAGGAAGTTGTCCGGAAGTAGAAGAATTAATATTCTGTGGGGCAGATCCAACCATAAAAGCAACTTCTGG AAAGTACTCTGGTTCCTCGCCTATTGATCTTGCCAAGGGTAACGTGCAGTTACTAGAAGTGttaaagaaacaaccaatcatACCTATGAACACTATGGCAAACGGCAGCATTTCGGATAAAATAA TCCTGGCAAAGATGTCTCGGAGTGATTCTCTGGACTCGTCAATAACCAATGACGTCGAGAGTCTACATTCGCCAAGACTTGTGATTGAAAATGGGCCACCTGGCGATGAGGAGGTGGCCTCATCTACACCCGTCAAAGGAGATGAGGATGTAATCGTATCTACACCAGTCGAAGGAGACAAAGTGGTGACCACATCTACACCAGTCAAACAATCTACAAGCGTAGAAAAG ATCTGTGATCTCCAGAACCAGAGTCAAGTTACCACACCACCGCCCCCATTAGTAACGGACGAGAGACTTAATAACCTTTGGCCCCAACCACAGAAGATAGTCCAAAAAGATGGCAAGCCTTTCAGACCATCTGAAGTATTACATTTCTATATAGCAGAGGGCGTTACAAAGG GTTCTGCCCATAGGATTCTCGACATCCTCAATTTGAAGAAGGAAGAACTGAATGGCTTGGCCTATGAACAAGATGTAAACATAGCGCCAAAGAGATTTACAACGGCAGATTTTCCAGTCGTCTGCCACATCAATGAACAGCTGTTTGCAAGATCCGAATGTTACAGATTGACCATCACTGAGCATCAG ATAAAAATCACCGCATCAGACCCATGTGGATTCTTTTATGGTCTGAATACGCTCATCCAGCTGTTAAGATTGTGTTCGCGTGAAGATGGCATCCCAGCTTTACAG ATCCACGATTGGCCAAGTATGAAGtatagaggtgtcctgcttGACTTCTCCAAAGGAAGAGTACCAAACATAGACACTGCCAAGAATCTACTGGGAATTCTTTCAAGCTTGAAGATCAACATG GTATATCTGTATACAAGATTTAACGCCCCGAATAGTCAGAAGTGGCAATTTGTCTACTCAAAAAG TGATTTATTGACTCTGGAGAAATTCTGCCTTGAGAGATTTATCGACCTGGTGCCTGTACTTGACGTGTCTCCGTCAGTGAGTTACCCTGATCTCAGCGACCTCTATTATGATATACAGGAATTCATCAGCTGTTTTGTCAGTACAAG GTTTATTAGCCTAGGTCCAAGAATGAGTAGCTTTCTCCTCGACACAACTGAAGATGATGCATTAGTCCTAGATGATGCCCAGAAGTTACTCCCCCTGCTAAGAAGTCACACACCTCAAGTTTGCGCCTTTGTATTCCATGAAAATCTCGAGGCTATGCAAGATATTATTCCGCCAGATATGATGCTTTTGGAATTTGGATTTCAG gCTGATTATAATTTTCATAAGTACTCCAAAGAATATGCAGAGATTGGCCTTCCATTTGTGATATGCCCTGGCACGGCCGCCTGGAATAGCCTCGCTGGATGTCCAGAAGCAGCGATTGGTAATATCTACAACGCGGTGAAAGCTGCCTCGTCCCATAATGCATTAGGAGTGAGCGTATGTCATTGGGCAGGTGTTGGACATATGACGCATCAGCCATTCAGCTGGCCTGGACTTGTCATATCTGCAGGACTTTCGTGGAATTCAACTTCTCATTGG GATTACTTACATGCCAACTTGGCTCAGTTGCTAAACAACTTCGTGTTCTTTGATGAAGGGTCAGTTATGGGCCAGGTCATCCTCGAGTTGGGCCGGGCCGAGACGTATGTGATACGGTGCTCAAGAAATCAGCATG GTAATGACAACAGTAACCTGCCAGCGGAAAATGGTTCAACCCTGGCCATGCTCTTGTCTCATCCAGATGAAGTCACGTTAGATCTGTTAACTGCTGAAATATTCCAG AAGACCATGCGACATATCCGTAAATGTCAGAGTGAGGTCCAGAAGGCCAAGTTGAAGTGTGCTCAATCAGAACATATCATCTCAGAGGTCCAGCTGACAGCGGATCTGATGCTGTTTGCTTGCAG GGTTGGACGGTCCCTTGCCAACATCGGCCGTAACCCAGGTGCTGCTGCTGACGCGGCAGGACTGGCTGTGATAAATGTGGGTATCGCTAACTTGCTGCCAACGACCAAGACCGACTTGGCTAACAG GTTGTTGGGCTTAGTCGAAGACTACAAGAAGAACTGGAGCCTAAGGAATGTTAGCCAGAGCCTACAGTCCTCTCTCACTGCCCTGACATCAATCTTCAAGGCACTAGTACCAGAGGGACAACTTGCAGAACCTTGA